A segment of the Cydia splendana chromosome 16, ilCydSple1.2, whole genome shotgun sequence genome:
tcgtcagaaaaagtcgaatattcgaatacctgaaagtttcgaatatttgcaagccctagtcgTAATGGAGCACTAGACTGACAGTACTGTACTGATACAACTCGCGCGATGGCCATATATTCCGTCGCAAATCTCGCGCggcgcgccatatcttttgttctgatctaatttcctggctttacgtCACCTCTTAATCAAAATGTGCTCGTAAACGCCCTCTTTATCATTTTAGTTTTTATGATTGTTTGTTACCTACTCTATGACATTGGTTGTCAGTCTAACTTGTCCAACAATACTAGTAAATATGTAGTTTACGCGGAACAAACAAGTTTTACTGTTACATACTATAGCCTCGTTATGCATATCGATTCAACCCTTGCTAAAGTTTTAAAACGTCTATCGTGGGTCCTGGAAACAGTCATTTCTAGCTCTACCGTTCCGTTCCGTAACCCGTAACTTACTTATTTGTTTCCCCGCAAGGTTTGTAAACTAAGCTaacacattttttattttactaacgTTGGTActtaaccttaaaatatttgttcAGAGGCGATTTTCTTACCTAGACGTAATAACAAAAAACGTGGACGTATCATTTAGGGAAGGATGCAGCGAGTTTTGATGTCTTTTTGTTCCGATCAGCTGTTCTCGTCGCTTTGTTATACTTATTCTTTGTTAGAAAGCAAAATTCTAACATTAGTTCAACAGACTTGCTTGTATGGTTCGACTTAATACATAATTGTCTATTACATTGTATGGATACCTACAGTAGGTGTTCAAAGATTATATGGTTAGAAACATGTTAGAAACGACCTgtcataattttttaatttacctCTGGCGTCGAATGATggacagttcatttttatatggaatagCTGTCAAGTAAATTGTTTTTAGACAGTTTTTGGAATTTTAGCATATTGTAACAAATGTAACAgttcaataataaaaatacggtaATACATACTTAtcccattatatttttaaagccCAGAAGTGATTTGAACGAACTGTCATAAATCGACGCGAGAGGTATATACATAGAAAGCCGTCGTAAAAAAAATCTTCCTCACCACATCATTGACaacttatatgtgacgttccacgggaaaaggtaccttatgagggtttctagtttcggagatatgaaatgttttgtaaagaggtgaaaaaatgctcaatttttttttattgtgtgatctgaaaccttaatgcgtaacgtttgtttacctgtttttatttttgttataagttagttataagcctagtaatgtcatctcagagtttagtagaaaaggtaccttatgagggtttctagtttcggagatatgaaatgttttgtaaagaggtgaaaaaatgctcaattttttttattgtgtgatctgaaaccttaatgcgtaacgtttgtttacctgtttttatttttgttataagttagttataagcctagtaatgtcatctcagagtttagtagaaaaggtaccttatggaaaaaagattgaaaattcccaaaaaaactagtcaatacgggaaaagaagtttggtagttcTCTACCAATttcctgtattagcattctgcaaaactaatttgataatttcagttctggttggggcgcctcgcaaatattatgaccgtacatagaccgacatcacaaatccaagtagtctgctattataccaaagttactctcgtcaagtctttcttaactagaataatcttcatttggtttggtcgcatgcagtaaatcagccattggtttgctgaaaaatgccaatacccgacgcattaccttatggaatatctgaggtcattgaacctcaatgccgcttatcttcaatagaaaccgaaatatattattgataagaaatagacgatttataccattaccaaaatattattagtttatcctaactgttccatcatcatcatgcctcatcatgtaacttaatcacaaggtaccttttcattacatacaaattattggtcttttttaagattattatgacgaagaactaattaaatttggggcagtttaatgtaaattaatattttctattcataaaagataaactgtaatatgattgatatttactagtgatgtattattagatttatttccataaggtaccttttcgtaaatgtatggagcaaatactgttattgttatgtaagtttaaagtggcataaggggttaaatatagtatttagttggggttttaggatttatttcatttgaatgacagaatttctttcatatgtgctcagaaaaattgattgtgtgtgacattaaaagtaaaaatattcaattttgtgattttatatgaaaaagtcagaaaatacattttcacctctaaatcggtattgtttgttgcttaaactgtctgtcagtgtcgttttctaatagataaaatttaaatcttgagagctcattgcaatcaatcgtgaaaatgaaataaaactttattttcaagagattggttagtatacacataaatcagtcgatatcaaaagtttctatttgcattacagaacaagtcgcaatatttttttaatctcagatatataaggtattattatttgtagtcaactatgtaacttacttcaggaacatagttttttaggcggctaaacttaaaacttctctatcgtaaagttgctcatttcacaacattattttcaaaaaatcatatctctgtaactacgcaacctagaaggttgatcttttgtgttatcgatagcttatttattgtagattactggggtatgcataactccatacccgccataaggtacctttgaccgtgggacgtcacatatatgtacTCCCACTGAACGTCTCCGCATTAGTCTCTCCCTTTCATAAAGTATAAAAGAGAACAAACTTGTAACCAAAAATTACGCTAATATCGTCGTAATAGATTGATGACCGTGTAGTCAGTGAACTGGTCAAGAACTTAGCTTTTTGTAAgtttgttttatgtatttatttttggcTAGTGAGGTTGAACCTAGTGGATAAATACAGAGAGAAGATTATTTTCGAAGTTAAGGCAAACAAGATAAGCACTATTGATTGGTACTGGTACCTAATTATAATAGCTCTCCTCTATAGTAGGTGTTTCGTACGATGGGCTAGTTtaggcggcgcgggcgcgtgcTGGCGACGGCAGCTGCGCTGGCAGGTGCGCGCGCAGCCGCCGGAAGGCCGCACAAAAACGCGCGCACCTGGGGCCCATGCTATACCCATACCCACGCCTTGCACAAAGCGCGACGTCGTACACGACATATGCTACCCCGAGCGCGATTACCCGGCCAGGCCAGGTACACGCGCAGGTGACCCACAGATGCTATCCTCCACGTTACATACGCGCGGCGTAATGTTAGAACAATGAAAATTAACCTATTTTTACCTTAACCTTTATCACAGCAGTGACGTTAGATTTCCAATTTAAAACTTATTAACAACATCTATGGTTATTTTCCAATGAACGTCAATAGTTGCTCTGAAATGACTTCCCGTCCCATAACTATCCGTGAAATGTATTTACTGCTCAGATTTCCCAGTTAGATTTGCGCTAAATACTTGCTGATCCCTTTAGACTTAGACTAACTTTAAGGTCAAGCCATCATGGCTCATGTATAATGCAAGCCTCTatagtaaaaaaccggacaaatacgagtcggactcgcccaccgagggttccgtactttttagtatgtgttgttatagcggcaacagaaatacatcacctgtgaaaatttcaactgtctagctatcacggttcatgatatacagcctggtgacagacagacagacaaacggacagtggggtcttagtaatagtcccatttttaccctttgggtatggaaccttAAAAAGCAGTTATATCCTGATATCATATTTCTATTCATCATGAATGTCAAAATGATATCGCGCTAAGAGCACAACCTAATATGTTGACGCGACCAACATTTTCACATTTTAGTTGATATTGTGGTATCACGTTTCGTTTATGGACGCAAGCTAAAACCCTAGAAAGAAAAGAATTAACCGTACTCAGAAGACTAATTTCAATAAGTATATCTGACCTTTTCTTTGAACATTTTATGGCAAATCCATTCAGACCGCCCCAAAATTAATCTCAGTAGATTTCAAACAAAAGATTCCCGACTTACAAACAAGATTTGGCAAAAGGGCAGGTAACGTATCATTAATCCTTGTGCCATCGAGAAACGTGAGTCGGGACTCGGGAGTGCTTCTCGGTCGATTAACGCGCTCGAGAGCACTTACAAAAGTTAACTTTAATTTGAGCAACCGTCTAGTACGTTCGAAACTTTATAGAGGAAAGCTACAACAGTTTCCGCCGCTTTGGCGGGGTTTGGATATATGTAGTGAATTGTAGTGCTAGTTTATACCTAAcagtaacaaaatattattatgagtATACCTACACTGAAATTCAACAGGATTACCTAATCCTGTTGAATTCCAGCTTATTTCGTGCTTGTTTTATATCGCGCAATTTCTCTTGTCAATGTATTTTGCGTAGCCGCCCTTACCGGTAGTCGACCTTACCGGTAGAAAAGTGTTTCTGCGGTTTTAAGTTTTAAACCTCGGACAAAGAAATAATATGTTAAAAATTTGTggacgaaatattatttaattctgtTATAATGGAGTAGCGACCTAACGATGATTacaaaagtttttaaatattaattaagagTATCACGTGTGAATCTAGAGTATATTCTCGTTAGCAGCTCGAGTTCAGTGCGCGATCCAGTTAGACTTGACCTCGAGATCAGTAATCATTCTATACAGAAATACAGAGCGCACTTATAATGGTCCTCCTCAGCCTTGGTATCGTGCTTGGAGTGTCACCCGTTTGGATCCGTTTCCCTTCGAGTCGGAAGCACGCGGCTGCGTCCGCGCCGGCTCGGGTTACGCCGGGAAATGGTTTTTTTGTGACCCCCACATCCTCCCCTATAGGGAAATGGGTGGAGCAAAAAACGCTGTACTCGGTAAAAAATACTAGCCGACAATACCCACGatagtatgtatattatttGAGCGATTGTAAAAACTTTGAAACGAGTTGagatatatgtaggtacgaTTATTTTAATGTGTTATAATGTTGTTGATTAACTTGTAGACACAAAGAGAAACTGAAATGCGTTTACTAATCCGAGCATTGGCGCATTAGTACGGTGGTGGAACTGGTGGAATGGTAGAAAGGTGGTGTAAATTTTATTGCAATCAGTTGCAGAGGTGCAGAGTTACCATGCAGAATCCTTCTGCATACAAACTATCAGATTTCTCCACTGCTGATTGAGACAGAAAATTGTGAACATATTTTAGTGATCACATTACAATGAAATAGCAGTTAATGATGTactatttattcataaaagaCAAGACTggtctaataaataaataaatacatttaaatGTATTAAGAACGGGTTCGACAtgttaaaatacgtgagtgaaccgttcttaatacatttaatatgtctgtgtctcacggaagttttgttatttaaatacatttaaatatacatacttagAAGCCGCAGCGTATGTCATTTATGTAGTTTGTAATGACTAACCCTCATTACCGGGCCGGGCCGCGGTGACACCGGCAATTACGCGCACGCGACCCCCTTCCGGCTCCGATCGGTAAGGCTTCCATCCGATACATTATCGATAGACTACCTCGCTTAGACTCCGCATAGCGACTCACTGTCACCACACACCGTCACGGTGTAGTGTTGTACACAATGTACACCGTGTGCCGCACCCTTCTGGTGTATCTCACGCCAATGTAAAATATGCTACAGCAAGTTTATCCCTCGATATCTGTTGATAATTTTGTGAACACACACACGGAATATGTAAACGCATCCGTGAATGCACGATCGCATTTTAAATTTTAGGCTAAACATGTGTATGACAGCGCCAACGTTTggtaataaataaatcacgAGTCGTGGCATATGCTTCGTCCAATAGGTAAGTGATCTACGATTATCGATCACTGACTTGCCTACGCGATGCCGTCACATTTGAGGTTACCAACTTTTATTTGACCCCTTTATGAACAAATATCTTATTTAGTTTCTTGACCCCGTATCTACAAAGTTTTCTACTCTAGCAAACAACTGTAACCTCGTGATCTGTAACAAACTTAGTCGAAGATCAATCTTATCCCTGTTCGTCTTAACGAACCCTTaagccagcggtcggcaacaagcggcccgcgggccgcaacctctcacttgcggcccgcgagcccccctggctattttgtgtgTAATATTGttaaacaacaatgtctgattaagtcacacatattaacaaaagtgcggcccgcgtctacttccttaactactatgtggcccttggctgctaaaaggttgccgaccgctgccttaaGCCATAGCTCGCCTGCGTTCGATGCTATGAGAATGAGCCTTGCAGCATGCTGGTGGTTTTATCAAACAAAGGAAGGCAATGTCTTTTAAAAATTTTGTACTTCAGTCGTTCATATAATTTATGTTTCAATATTCTACAATATTTGCACGgacttacgagtaattcacgAAAAGAAACCCAATGTCCGTTGTTACCGTTATACTTTTATTAGGAGTTTCCGTCGCGGGTCAATCGCAAGTTTATGACAAATGGCAAAGTTCCTTGGTTACGTGGCGTAGGCGTGGCGCGTGCCGCGTGCCGGAGTCCCGGAGCCCCACAAGTGCAGCGCAGCGAGGGGACACTGCTCCCGCGGGGGAGGGGGACAGGTGTTGCACGGCGCGGCGGGGcccgtcgccgccgccgccgccgcccggctCACTCACTGTGCCACCACCCGACGGGAAGGGTCGATCGCGACCAATGCTCAACCCCTTTCAGTTTTATAATCGTGAATCAGTTGTGCTgcgttttaaacttttttttaaatacagctTCTTAATTTAAAATCGGAATTTAAGTGTAACTTTTATTTCTTGGATAACCGAGTGACATCCAACAGTTTGTAGACAATGAAAACTCGAACCACAAATTCGGGAAATGTGTCAAATGTGCACCTAAAATCAGTGATTGCAAATATGAGATTATGTGGTTGGTGTACGGGTGTTGTTTGTGCGTGCGGGGCACGTGCGCGGGTCGATGGCGCGGCGCCTGCGCGCGCCCGCTGTCAGGCGACGGTCACCACCGACCGCACTGACGACACCAACAGCGGTCAATTCGGTAACGCATCTGCTCTCTCCAGGGAAGGTGGCGTGTTCTCACCTCATAAACGGAATGTTTCTGTTATGTAATTTGTTTGGGGCTGCGCCGTAATAAggtttatgactattttttttactacaatAGTTAACGATaatactacctacctacttactttaattaactttttttacatGAACTTATTACAATAATATGGATGGGGTTGGAATAGGAAAGTTtcattgtagtttttttttatcaagtcACAAAGGAAGCAACTTCTTTTATACATATATCCTTTATATTTTCTCATGATATCCATCAATGGACCATTGTATTCGGTCTTCGACCCGGCATTTCATTTGAATTAAATATAGACTACCTGCACTATCCCTCACAAGATACGGCGAACATTGTACAAAGAAATTCCATGTGAATGAATGCGACTTTTTTACCCAGCGGTACACATTCATTTTAGTATCTTGCAAATAAGTTCAGTGTCCTTTGTCCTCGTATTTAACAAAAGCATCCGGGATCGGCCGACCGTTGTCTGAATGAAGAAATGTCGTTTGCAGAAAACTGGTGCTCGTCTGAAAATATTCTCAAACCCGGCGCCGCAGAGCACGGAGCGCGTGGTGCAGCTGGTCGGCGGGCCCGAGGCCGTCGCCGCCGCCGTGCGCGAGGTGCTCGACCTAGTGCGAGAGGTAACCACACATATCGTATCTACTCTGTCTGGTATCAAGACGCCGGCAACGTTGTCGTACCCATTCTACATCGACGTATTCCTTTGCAGGTGCCCATCAAAGGAGCTATCCAAAATTACGACCCCCACAACTACGATGACTACTACGCTGAAGAATACGGCGGCTTCGGCAACGGCCAGGGCGGGGGCCCACGCGGCGGCCCCGGGCGAGGCCCGCCCCGCGGCGGCCCCCCGCCGCGCGGCCTCCCGCCGCTGGGCCCCGGCCgcggcccgccgccgccgcgccccggCCCGCCCCTGGGCCGCAGCGGCCCGCCCGGCCCTCGCGGCGGCTTCAACGACTTCTCCGGCCCCGGCGGACCCGGAGGCCCGGGCCCTAGGGGCAACTTTAACGGCCCGCCTCGCGGCGGCAACTTCGCCGGCGGAAACTTTGGTGGGGGCGGCGGAGGCAACTTTGGCGGTCGCAGCGGCGGCGGTGGtggtggcggcggcggcaactTCGGTGGCGACAGCAACCAACAGGAGACCACTACTCAAGTCACCATTCCCAAAGACGTGAGTATAATAATTAACGTAAcgattgtattatttaaaacactcccgTAACATGTGTGCGGTTGACAAATAACATGCGTGTCGTTTACAGTTGGCCGGGGCGATAATCGGCAAGGCGGGGTCGCGCATCCGCAAGATCCGCGCGGACTCGGGCGCCGGCATTGAGATCGCGGAGCCGCTGCCCGGCTCCAACGACCGCATCATCACCATCACGGGCACGCCGGCGCGCATACAGACCGCGCAGTATCTCTTGCAGCAGAGGTAATTATCACACCTTTTTATTCCTGCACCATAATACGCCGATATTTTGGTTATGCAATAA
Coding sequences within it:
- the LOC134798224 gene encoding heterogeneous nuclear ribonucleoprotein K isoform X2, yielding MKRDAYGDDGPAMKRHRQPDDEVTFLIPSKVAGSIIGKGGTNISKLRSQYKASITVPDCPGPERVLSIAAPEVETILDIVKDILPNLADAGGPHKGGNSDEDLDVRLLIHQSRAGCVIGKAGAKIKELREKTGARLKIFSNPAPQSTERVVQLVGGPEAVAAAVREVLDLVREVPIKGAIQNYDPHNYDDYYAEEYGGFGNGQGGGPRGGPGRGPPRGGPPPRGLPPLGPGRGPPPPRPGPPLGRSGPPGPRGGFNDFSGPGGPGGPGPRGNFNGPPRGGNFGGGGGGNFGGDSNQQETTTQVTIPKDLAGAIIGKAGSRIRKIRADSGAGIEIAEPLPGSNDRIITITGTPARIQTAQYLLQQSVHESNPSLGGGRGNF
- the LOC134798224 gene encoding heterogeneous nuclear ribonucleoprotein K isoform X1, giving the protein MKRDAYGDDGPAMKRHRQPDDEVTFLIPSKVAGSIIGKGGTNISKLRSQYKASITVPDCPGPERVLSIAAPEVETILDIVKDILPNLADAGGPHKGGNSDEDLDVRLLIHQSRAGCVIGKAGAKIKELREKTGARLKIFSNPAPQSTERVVQLVGGPEAVAAAVREVLDLVREVPIKGAIQNYDPHNYDDYYAEEYGGFGNGQGGGPRGGPGRGPPRGGPPPRGLPPLGPGRGPPPPRPGPPLGRSGPPGPRGGFNDFSGPGGPGGPGPRGNFNGPPRGGNFAGGNFGGGGGGNFGGRSGGGGGGGGGNFGGDSNQQETTTQVTIPKDLAGAIIGKAGSRIRKIRADSGAGIEIAEPLPGSNDRIITITGTPARIQTAQYLLQQSVHESNPSLGGGRGNF